AATTTCACTTTTCTTGGCATCATAACCACTCTCAATCGCAACCTCACAAACAATATCACTGGACAACACAGTCCCTTGGCCTCCTACACCAAACATTAGTATATTAAAACTCATTTAACACCCCTTTGAAAAATTGCATTAAATCTACAGACTTTTGGGCAAAGCCCACATCCCGTACAGAGAGATTCATCAATCATAGCTATCTTTTTCTTTTTATCCCAAGTAATTGCAGGACACCCTAGCCTTGTGCATGCAGTGCAACCGGTACATTTGTCAGCATCTATAAAGTATGGATTTGTAATTACTGTCCTGTCGGCAAAAATACACGGTCTATTAGTAATAATCACACTTAACTCTTCTTTCGAAGTTTCCTCTTTTAACACTCTTATACATTCGTCTACATCAAACGGATCAACAGTTACTACATTTTTAATACCAAACGCTCTGCACAAAAGCTCAAAATTAATTCTCGGGCTTTCTTCTCCTCTTATCGTTATACCTGTACCTGGATTAGGCTGATGACCTGTCATCCCTGTTGTTCTGTTGTCAAGTATAACAACGGTAGAACACCCCTTGTTGTAAACAGAGTTAAGCAACCCGTTAATACCTGTGTGAAAAAATGTAGAATCTCCAATTACTGCAACACTCTTCTTGGCATACTCGCCATCGCTTGCTCTATCTATACCGTGTGCCATAGAAATACTTGCACCCATGCAAACAGTAGAGTTTATTGCTGACAAAGGTGGTAAAAGCCCTAAAGTGTAACAACCTATGTCACCTGCAGCAAAAAGTTTCAACTTACTTATCGCATAAAACATACCTCTATGCGAACAGCCAGGGCACATATTCGGTGGTCTGTTAGGAAGCTCTTTAACCGTTGTTTTGTATTTATTTACTTTTATACCAAAAAGTTTTTTAACAGCATCAACTGATAACTCACCGGTAAGTGGTCTTTTTATTTTTTTTAGTTTTAACCCTTTTGCCAATAACTCAGTCTCGATTATTGGGTCAAGCTCTTCAACCACATAAAGTTTTTTTACCTTTTTAGAGAAATCAACTATTTTATCTAAAGGCAATGGCCAAACCATACCAAGTTTAAGCACAGATGCCTCAGGCAATGCCTCTTTTACATATTGGTAAGGGATACCTGAAGTTATAATACCAATTTCATTGCTAATTATTTCTTCTACAACCAAATCAGATTCACTGTTGTATGTTTGTAGCTCTTTCAATCTTTCTTCAACGAATACGTGTCTAACTCTTCCATTTGCAGGTACCATTACCCACTTAGGGATGTTGTTTTCAAGCCCTTTGGATGTAACTTCAACCCTTTCTCCCAAATCAACTGCTGACATACTGTGAGAAAGCCTTGTTACTGACCTTACAATTACAGGTGTACAAAATTTCTCAGATATTTCAAACGCTTTTTTAACAAATTCTTTTGCCTCATTACTATCTGAAGGCTCCAATAAAGGTACTTTTGCAAACCTTGCATAATTTCGGCTGTCTTGCTCATTTTGAGAGCTAAACATATTGGGGTCATCCGCCACAAGAATCACAAGGCCACCATTTACACCCGTATAACTTAACGTCATCAATGGGTCAGCGGCCACATTCAAACCCACATGTTTCATACATGTCATTGAGCGTCTACCGGCCAGGGAAGCACCTATGGCAACCTCTAAAGCTACCTTTTCATTTACTGCCCACTCACAGTAAATCTCCCCATATCTTTTTACAAAATCAGTAATTTCACTGCTCGGGGTGCCGGGATAAGAGCTGACAACTTTTACTCCCGCTTCATATGCACCTCGGGCTATCGCCTCATTTCCGGATAAAACCTTTCTCATATTTTAAGACTCCCAATTTTTTATTAACTCCGCCAAATTTGAGTTTGGATACTTATCCAAAAAGCTTTTAACATCCCCACCCGCTAAAGCTTTTCTATAATCCCAAATTATATGCAGTCTTGAATCCTCATTGTACTTTGAAGCAACATTTGCATCACCAAGGTCATACATAAGACTGTCGGAAAGCTCCTTCAGATTGCCGTTAACTTTTGAAAGATAACTTTTTGCCTTATCAATATTACCCTTACTAATATATATTTGAGCAATTCTTAAATATATATAATCTTTTTGATCAGAAAAGCTTTCCGCTGACTTTCCATAGGATTCCAAAATATCTTCACTAACATTCTGCTGAGCTATAGAAACTTCATAGTTTCCGAGATTGTCAAGTTTTGCAATTTTACTGCTCTGGATATTCTTATAGACCATATAGACCACAAGAATCAAAGCAATTACTCCTGCAATGCTTGAAATAATAACTTTAAAATTTTTGTTTAAAAAACTTTCAACCTTATCAATAGGTGCTTCTTCACTCATTTGGTTATTTTTCCTTGTCATCTTAATCCTCCTAATCCTTTATTAAAAATTTTTTTATTATTTTCAAAAATAGATAAAATCTCATTATTATTTATGCCAATACCCTTTAATACTTTAACCAACATATCTACACTTAAATTATCCCCCGGTGCATGAAAATCATTATTTAATACCAGATTTGCACCAAATTTTTTGGCAAGATTAAAAACATGGCCATTGGTGTAAGAATGCCCTTTACGGGTGGTAATTTCCAACGCCACACCATTTGCTGCAGCAAGTTTGACTTCATCTTCCGTTATAAGCCCTGGATGTGCAAGTATATCAGCACAAGCCTCAATAGCTGCCCTGTTTGTACCCTCTTTTACCGGCTCCACAATTGTTTCACCGTGGACGACAACAATATCTGCCCCAAATTTCCTTGCTTCAGGAATAACTTTTTCAAGTAAAACAGGCTTAACATGAGTAAATTCAACTCCAATAATCACCTTAAAATCAGACACTTTATTAAAACTTTTTTGGAATTCTTTCTGTTTTTCAATTATAAACTTAAAGTTTGAATCATCAGCATGGTCGGTAATTGCAATTCCAGAGTAACCTAAAACTTCAGCCCTTCTTGCAGATTCGGCTGGGATCAACACTCCATCGCTAAATGTAGTATGCGTATGCAAATCGTAAAATTTTAAATTTTTCATGCTACACCTTCAAAAACTGTTTGATGCACGACATAATCTCATCTGTCTCATCCACAATTTTTATCAAAGATAAATCGTCAGGAGCAATAAAACCATTTTCAAGCATAGTATTTTTTATCCATTCAATCAACCCGCTCCAATATTGACTATCAACAAGTATCAAAGGAAAATATTTTATCTTTCTGGTCTGAATAAGAGTTAGCGCTTCAAAAAATTCATCAAGCGTGCCAAACCCGCCGGGGAAAATTACAAAAGCGCTGGCATATTTTACCAACATCACTTTTCTTACAAAAAAATAATTAAACGTTACTACCTTTTTTGCATAAGGATTTGGCTTTTGTTCAAAAGGAAGCTCAATGTTTAGTCCAATCGATTGACCGCCCCCTTCAGCCGCCCCTCTATTTGCAGCCTCCATAATTCCAGGGCCACCCCCTGTCAAAACAGTAATACCACTTTCGGCAAGCATCCGCCCGAGCTGTCTTGCTTTTTTATAATCTTTATGGTCTTCTTTCGCCCTGGCTGACCCGAAGATACTTACTGCAGGCTCAACATGGGCTAAGCTTTCAAAACCTTCTACAAATTCAGATAAAATCTTAAACATCCTCCACGTATCACCAACCTTAAATTCATCAATCAAATACTGATTTACAACATTATTCTCACTTTTCATAAAATCTGCCTCCTTGAGTCAGAATTTGGATATTAAATTATTTTTTTTATATTTACAAGAAATACTGATTCACTATACTGAAAAAAATCAGGAGGATAACATGAAAAAAATAATCTTTATAACTTCACTATTACTTGTCGTAACCATAAGTTACGCTACTTCAGACGAAGAGCTTTTTTACACAAAATGTACGCAGTGCCATGGCGAAGGGATAATTTTAAACAAAAAGTATGATAAAAGCACATGGAAAAAAACAGTCAAAAAGATGAAGTCTTACGGAGCAAATATTTCCTCATCCGAATCTAAAAAGATAGTGGATTATCTCGTTAAAAATGCAGGAGAATGATTATATGCTCTCTAAAATTTTATTAATTTCTTCCACATCAAAGGGCTTGGAAAGTATAGATTTAAATCCGTAAGACAAATATTTTTTAATTTCGCTACTATCGGCGTGGCCACTCATCAAGACAATAGGTATATTTTTGTCGATTTTCTTCACCCTGTCCAATAAATCAAGCCCACCTTTTCCTCCAGGAATGGTCAAGTCAGTAATTATCAAATCCACTTTTTCACCATTTTCTCGAGATTTATCAAGAAAAACAATCGCCTCATCCGAATCCTTTGCAGCTTTCACATTGCACCCAAATATTTCCAAAAGGCCTTTCAAAGAGTCAAGAATATCAATCTGGTCATCTACAATTATAACATTATGCTTTTTAGAGGATGTTTTATTTACAACAACCTCATGACCTCTTTTTGCAGAATCTGAAACCCCTGAAGATTTTAAATATATCTCTACCTTTGTCCCTTTACCTACTTCAGATTCAATAGTTATCTTCCCTGAAGCTTTCTCAATCAAAGACTTAATAATAAATAGTCCCAAACCCGACCCTTTCTCCTTTGTAGTAAAATACGGCTCAAAAATCTTTTCCAATATATCTTTTTCAATACCTTTACCTGTATCTTCAATGATCAATTTTACATATTTCCCGGGTTGAAGTTCATTATCATTCTCCACATCCATATTTTGGGCATTAACCGATACCTTCCCTGCGCCATCTATTGCCTGGACGGCATTTAAAAATATATTATGAAGTATTTGAGATAACTGATTTGCATCAATCAAAACATTCCAAATATTGTCATGAATATTGTTTTCAAATACAATTTCTGTCCCTGAAAAAACAAAAAGCCCAACCTCTTCGGCGACATCTTTTATATTAGATATACCTTCCTTTTTAGTTCCACCTTTTGTAATACCAAGAAGCTCCTCTGAAAGATACCTTGCCTTATTAAGCACCCTAAATACATTTTCAATATAACCTTTCTGAACTTCATCAAGTTGAAACTCTAAAGTGTAAATCATCAAATAATTATAAATAGCACTTAACATATTTTTAAAATCGTGGGTAAGCCCTCCAATAATCTTAGTTATAGATTCTGACCTCTCAGAGACAGCAAGTTTATTCAAAATCAGGTTCATTTCTGTTTCATCCCTGAAAGTTAACACAAACATCCTTTCACTTGTAAAATTAAACTTAACAGCAAGACCTACATAAAAGAGGTCTTTATACTCATGTTTCATATTAAATATATTAATCCTGCCATAAACCTTTGATATATTATCATCATTTATCAAAGTATCCAGTTTATCTGTAAACTCCGTCATAGACTCATCTGGCATAAACCTCATCAAATCTTCCAAATACTCAAGTTTAAAAAAACTGTCCCCACAAAATATTAAACTTTTCAAAAACTCATTAGCATAAATTATATTTTTATTTTCATCCAATACTATTATCCCTTCTCTAAGGCTGTCGATTACATTGCTCAAAATATTTTTCTGTTTTTCAATCTCATTTGTAAAATTTTTATATTCGGTTATATCCCTTGCTATCCCCACTATAAATTCAACTTCACCATACTCATTGATAAGCGGAGTCTTATAAACTTCTACAATCCTCTTTTTATTACCTTTACTTAACTCTATTTCATACTTCAAAGGCTTTCTGTTTTCTAATATCCACCTTTCTTTTTGAATTATGTATTCGGCAAACT
This DNA window, taken from Deferrivibrio essentukiensis, encodes the following:
- the iorA gene encoding indolepyruvate ferredoxin oxidoreductase subunit alpha — encoded protein: MRKVLSGNEAIARGAYEAGVKVVSSYPGTPSSEITDFVKRYGEIYCEWAVNEKVALEVAIGASLAGRRSMTCMKHVGLNVAADPLMTLSYTGVNGGLVILVADDPNMFSSQNEQDSRNYARFAKVPLLEPSDSNEAKEFVKKAFEISEKFCTPVIVRSVTRLSHSMSAVDLGERVEVTSKGLENNIPKWVMVPANGRVRHVFVEERLKELQTYNSESDLVVEEIISNEIGIITSGIPYQYVKEALPEASVLKLGMVWPLPLDKIVDFSKKVKKLYVVEELDPIIETELLAKGLKLKKIKRPLTGELSVDAVKKLFGIKVNKYKTTVKELPNRPPNMCPGCSHRGMFYAISKLKLFAAGDIGCYTLGLLPPLSAINSTVCMGASISMAHGIDRASDGEYAKKSVAVIGDSTFFHTGINGLLNSVYNKGCSTVVILDNRTTGMTGHQPNPGTGITIRGEESPRINFELLCRAFGIKNVVTVDPFDVDECIRVLKEETSKEELSVIITNRPCIFADRTVITNPYFIDADKCTGCTACTRLGCPAITWDKKKKIAMIDESLCTGCGLCPKVCRFNAIFQRGVK
- a CDS encoding histidinol phosphate phosphatase domain-containing protein; translated protein: MKNLKFYDLHTHTTFSDGVLIPAESARRAEVLGYSGIAITDHADDSNFKFIIEKQKEFQKSFNKVSDFKVIIGVEFTHVKPVLLEKVIPEARKFGADIVVVHGETIVEPVKEGTNRAAIEACADILAHPGLITEDEVKLAAANGVALEITTRKGHSYTNGHVFNLAKKFGANLVLNNDFHAPGDNLSVDMLVKVLKGIGINNNEILSIFENNKKIFNKGLGGLR
- a CDS encoding TIGR00730 family Rossman fold protein, whose product is MKSENNVVNQYLIDEFKVGDTWRMFKILSEFVEGFESLAHVEPAVSIFGSARAKEDHKDYKKARQLGRMLAESGITVLTGGGPGIMEAANRGAAEGGGQSIGLNIELPFEQKPNPYAKKVVTFNYFFVRKVMLVKYASAFVIFPGGFGTLDEFFEALTLIQTRKIKYFPLILVDSQYWSGLIEWIKNTMLENGFIAPDDLSLIKIVDETDEIMSCIKQFLKV
- a CDS encoding c-type cytochrome translates to MKKIIFITSLLLVVTISYATSDEELFYTKCTQCHGEGIILNKKYDKSTWKKTVKKMKSYGANISSSESKKIVDYLVKNAGE
- a CDS encoding ATP-binding protein; this encodes MNKIFKELFFRYMFIATILIVCAFIGVIIVLKYNYEKELEKNSYERLNNLNNQLTLLPGSVYEMLRHSLVIDINSGDDFRNLRMNFYDDELLAKVYLIKGGKFIFGLSKYDIIKELEGDINDDLRNVVTFEDGELTLVKEFFVDDYNIIYYMPILKILQTYASFIPFEYSLGVFDKNGKVLFFSDYSSMFGMSTIKGFKKNDLAYTYTSLRVKLENSLTNSSDIYFATYGNSKLFENLYVGIFVHNKVIETYLLKSIFYLSLLGIFLFLIAVVFIYFYSRRFSKPLERLANIVGGFPDSFTDYSLHFFPDNEVRLLASKFKDVAANVKRNISKNDELLKKLETQSNLLFKMLDFLPSDIVLIEREYFKIKYINKNFLKNTDSRLTNVTGEQFFSLFCNSEKKDKLVKLFSEIEEPRFFYSIDVNAEFGIKHVSKCVNLDVVPVGLEFIMLIIQDVQREMEAVEVIKAQKMLIESYFDAIPEMAFIKDKNLRYVDVNKSFVEFTGFKRDFVKGLRETDIYPLEFAEYIIQKERWILENRKPLKYEIELSKGNKKRIVEVYKTPLINEYGEVEFIVGIARDITEYKNFTNEIEKQKNILSNVIDSLREGIIVLDENKNIIYANEFLKSLIFCGDSFFKLEYLEDLMRFMPDESMTEFTDKLDTLINDDNISKVYGRINIFNMKHEYKDLFYVGLAVKFNFTSERMFVLTFRDETEMNLILNKLAVSERSESITKIIGGLTHDFKNMLSAIYNYLMIYTLEFQLDEVQKGYIENVFRVLNKARYLSEELLGITKGGTKKEGISNIKDVAEEVGLFVFSGTEIVFENNIHDNIWNVLIDANQLSQILHNIFLNAVQAIDGAGKVSVNAQNMDVENDNELQPGKYVKLIIEDTGKGIEKDILEKIFEPYFTTKEKGSGLGLFIIKSLIEKASGKITIESEVGKGTKVEIYLKSSGVSDSAKRGHEVVVNKTSSKKHNVIIVDDQIDILDSLKGLLEIFGCNVKAAKDSDEAIVFLDKSRENGEKVDLIITDLTIPGGKGGLDLLDRVKKIDKNIPIVLMSGHADSSEIKKYLSYGFKSILSKPFDVEEINKILESI